Part of the Acetonema longum DSM 6540 genome, CTTTCATTTTTATCCATTTCCTTCACTCCTATATCAGCATGCCAAATTGAAACTCATTCCTTGCATAATCCCATCCCCTGACACCCCCACACCGTGTCTTTCACGATCGAAGCTTTTTGACGAAAACGGAATTGAATATGGTGAAAACATTCCGACTATTCCAATCGAATCTATAAAATAAATCGGGTGACACCGGGGACGTGTCACCTTTTGGCATGCTGGGGGACAGTCCTGCCGATGCACTTTATTTGTCACGTCGGTAGGTATAATTGGGGAGGCGGTCTTATTTTTGTGCTTTTATGATCAGAAACGGCGGCCTTCTTCTCTCTTGTTTTAAATCTTCATTTCGCAATTCGGCTTCTGCCGTTGCTGTTGGCTCTAACACTCTGACAATATGCAATCCCGTTTCAATTAAGGTATTGATAATCGTTGCCGTTGTTCGATGATATTTAATAACCCCTTCAATAAACCAGTCTTGTTTTCTCAAACCTTCATCCTGATAATTATCCAGCATCCAATGCAGCTTTTCACCATGTTCATTTTTAGCCCAGCCGTTAGAAACTGCTTTGGCAGTCGCAACAGGATGCTCTTGCGAGAAGATCAAGAATCCCTTTGGTTTTAGACAATGGTAGATTTTTTCAACAATGCTTTTAAAGTCCGCAATATAATGAAAGGCTAAAGAACTAAGCACTAGATCAAACTGATCAGCAGAAAAGTTTATATCTTCGATGGGACGGAGTTGATACTCTATTTTGTCTTGATGATAAAGCTGCTTTGCCCTGGCAATCATTTTTTCTGAAATATCTACACCGACCACTCGTGCAGCTCCTTGAGAAACATACCAACTGCAAGATTGCCCGAAACCGCACCCTAAATCTAATATTTCCGTTTGTTGTAAATCCGGCAGGAGGGTTCTAAAAGCAGGAATTTCAAGAACATCATTGAAATTGGTGGATTTTTCCCTAAGATCAATATACGAATGATAAAATACATCATTATCATAGACATTTTGCTGCACATCAATTCCCCCTCAATAATCTTAAATAGTGCCTATTGTATGACAGGCCTGACTGTAAATGTGACTTTCATCTTCATCCTGTTACTTCGCCGCCTACCTTCGTTCACCTTCAAACCACTCTCTTGCATAACTCCAAACCATTGTTCTTCATATCTTCAACAGACAAACACCGCTTCGTGCCCTTTCGACTCGAGCGCGGTGTTTACTTTGCTTTAATGTGCAGGGAACTTTTGTATTACAACGGCAGGTAAAGCGCCACTGCAACATCGGAAGCGCCCAGGGACGGTGGCGGAAAAGCCGGCGATTATTTCAAAATC contains:
- a CDS encoding class I SAM-dependent methyltransferase, yielding MQQNVYDNDVFYHSYIDLREKSTNFNDVLEIPAFRTLLPDLQQTEILDLGCGFGQSCSWYVSQGAARVVGVDISEKMIARAKQLYHQDKIEYQLRPIEDINFSADQFDLVLSSLAFHYIADFKSIVEKIYHCLKPKGFLIFSQEHPVATAKAVSNGWAKNEHGEKLHWMLDNYQDEGLRKQDWFIEGVIKYHRTTATIINTLIETGLHIVRVLEPTATAEAELRNEDLKQERRRPPFLIIKAQK